One stretch of Paenibacillus sp. AN1007 DNA includes these proteins:
- a CDS encoding sigma 54-interacting transcriptional regulator → MRHLLPTLNGLTRTDMQIYNELPVNGHFLSPTHPDWDITTARPVFARSAAGAAYLCCSSPNQPSSLMEEYPSSILSSESSESNKDLLQLMLPVPVISSSTPLAQAIPLFAKSPVLLIKNDRDEWEGYISASDVMSSLLQAHRLMEAYLETTLETAGSALSLINEEAKVAYWTSGAENIFSIRKTDIIGEPAANFFPPERLQSLKTLYTGETVYRKQHQPRPDLFALINARPVRLDGRIVGAVAAEVDITTEIRLHQELLHMSSKVQHLEKAVARLRPETDPFARIKGSSPIIRQCLDTIRKISTTPATVLIMGESGTGKELFAKAIHDLREPQTAPFIAINCGAIPASLFESELFGYEKGAFSGADPKGKKGKIELADGGTLFLDEIGEMPSELQVKLLRVLQERSYFPVGGTRIKQANCRIIAATNQDLPAMIARNQFREDLYYRLNVINLIIPPLRLRKEDVYELTQTFLQEFSLLYNRHIEVIPPEVFKLLFQYDWPGNVRELRNVIERLTILAVDGEIKSEYLPDSLIPANANEKFEMNPTADNLISAGQAGADQPQVTEKLQHGNTSEDAAVWDAPGSQASSEDPGLSYQQQLDAYEARLLQQYLEAAGGNKRTLAKQLGISRATLYNRMKRLGL, encoded by the coding sequence ATGAGACATTTACTTCCCACTTTGAACGGACTAACGCGGACAGACATGCAGATCTACAATGAACTTCCCGTTAACGGACATTTCCTTTCACCAACACATCCAGATTGGGATATAACGACAGCGCGTCCTGTTTTTGCGCGTTCTGCTGCCGGAGCTGCTTATCTCTGCTGTTCGTCCCCTAATCAGCCCAGCTCGCTCATGGAGGAATATCCGTCTTCCATACTTTCTTCCGAGTCATCAGAATCCAACAAGGATCTGCTTCAACTAATGCTTCCTGTCCCGGTGATTTCGTCTTCCACCCCACTTGCACAAGCGATTCCATTGTTCGCCAAGAGCCCTGTTCTGCTCATTAAAAATGATCGTGACGAATGGGAGGGGTATATCTCCGCATCTGATGTCATGTCTTCCCTGCTTCAGGCTCATCGGCTGATGGAAGCCTATTTGGAAACCACGCTCGAGACAGCAGGCTCTGCACTGTCGTTAATTAATGAGGAAGCAAAGGTGGCCTACTGGACATCCGGCGCGGAGAACATCTTTTCTATTCGTAAAACCGATATTATCGGTGAGCCAGCCGCCAACTTTTTCCCTCCAGAACGGCTCCAATCGCTCAAAACGTTATATACCGGTGAGACCGTCTACCGTAAGCAGCATCAGCCAAGACCTGATCTGTTTGCGCTGATTAACGCCCGCCCTGTCAGACTGGACGGCCGCATTGTCGGAGCAGTTGCTGCCGAAGTGGACATTACAACCGAAATTCGGCTGCATCAGGAACTGCTGCATATGTCCTCCAAGGTACAGCATTTGGAAAAAGCGGTTGCCCGGCTTCGTCCCGAGACGGATCCATTCGCCCGTATCAAAGGCAGCAGTCCGATTATCCGGCAGTGTCTTGACACGATCCGCAAGATCAGCACCACTCCTGCTACAGTACTCATTATGGGTGAAAGCGGTACGGGTAAGGAGCTGTTCGCCAAAGCCATCCATGATCTGCGTGAACCGCAGACCGCTCCTTTTATTGCGATTAACTGCGGAGCCATTCCGGCTTCCCTGTTTGAAAGCGAATTGTTCGGTTACGAGAAAGGTGCTTTCTCCGGGGCTGATCCCAAAGGAAAAAAGGGGAAAATCGAACTGGCGGATGGGGGCACGCTTTTTCTGGATGAGATCGGTGAGATGCCTTCCGAACTGCAGGTAAAGCTGCTTCGCGTGCTGCAGGAACGGAGTTATTTCCCGGTTGGAGGCACCCGCATCAAACAAGCCAACTGCCGAATCATTGCCGCGACCAATCAGGACCTCCCTGCCATGATTGCCCGCAATCAATTCCGTGAGGACCTTTATTATCGCCTGAATGTCATCAATCTCATCATTCCGCCGCTCCGGCTGCGTAAAGAGGATGTTTACGAACTTACTCAGACATTTCTGCAGGAGTTCTCACTGCTCTACAATCGTCATATTGAAGTGATTCCTCCGGAAGTGTTCAAGCTGTTATTTCAATACGATTGGCCCGGTAATGTCCGTGAACTGCGCAACGTGATTGAACGTCTGACCATTCTGGCAGTGGATGGCGAGATTAAGTCGGAATATTTGCCTGATTCGCTGATCCCTGCAAACGCTAACGAAAAGTTTGAAATGAATCCTACAGCAGATAACCTCATCTCTGCAGGCCAAGCAGGAGCAGATCAACCACAGGTGACGGAGAAACTGCAGCATGGAAACACGTCGGAGGATGCTGCAGTATGGGACGCTCCCGGCAGTCAAGCAAGCTCCGAAGATCCGGGACTCTCTTATCAGCAGCAGCTGGATGCCTATGAGGCTCGGCTTTTGCAGCAATATCTGGAGGCTGCGGGAGGCAATAAACGAACATTGGCGAAGCAGCTCGGCATCTCCAGGGCTACACTGTATAATCGCATGAAACGGCTCGGTCTATAA
- a CDS encoding ring-cleaving dioxygenase, producing MLIKGLHHVSALTAHADQNYRFYTDIMGLRLIKKTVNQDDVSVYHLFYGDEKGNPGTELTFFEIPMAGRTREGVNSISATSLRVPSDAALAYWAQRFDEYEVPHGEIMQRGGRATLAFTDFEGMRLILVSDEHNTGVAGGKPWDRSPVPAEYGIVGLGPIHLTVQDASLTAPVLTELLGFRAKGSYPAFTSGQPDVLVFESGEGGSGSEVHLEERNDLELERPGRGSVHHVAFRVDNEEELRQWVDRVHQFQFPSSGFVDRFYFRSLYFREANGILFELATDGPGFDTDEDFATLGESLALPPFLEGRRAEIEANLKPLDTMIR from the coding sequence ATGCTTATTAAAGGACTTCATCACGTATCCGCACTCACAGCACATGCTGATCAGAACTACCGCTTCTATACGGATATCATGGGCCTGCGCCTGATCAAAAAAACGGTCAATCAGGATGACGTCTCGGTCTATCACCTGTTCTATGGAGATGAGAAAGGAAATCCCGGTACAGAGCTTACTTTCTTCGAGATTCCGATGGCCGGGCGTACACGTGAAGGTGTGAACAGCATCTCGGCTACTTCCCTTCGTGTACCAAGCGATGCAGCTCTTGCCTATTGGGCGCAGCGCTTCGACGAATATGAAGTACCTCACGGCGAGATCATGCAGCGCGGAGGCCGTGCGACATTGGCATTCACAGACTTCGAAGGCATGCGGCTGATTCTTGTATCTGACGAACATAACACGGGTGTTGCAGGCGGCAAACCTTGGGATCGAAGCCCTGTACCTGCAGAATATGGCATCGTAGGTTTGGGTCCAATTCATCTGACTGTACAGGATGCTTCACTCACCGCACCTGTCCTCACCGAACTGCTTGGATTTAGAGCAAAAGGCAGCTATCCTGCTTTTACATCCGGTCAGCCTGATGTGCTTGTATTCGAATCTGGTGAAGGCGGCAGCGGTTCAGAAGTTCATCTGGAGGAGCGTAATGATCTGGAGCTGGAACGTCCTGGACGCGGCAGTGTTCACCACGTAGCCTTCCGTGTCGACAATGAGGAAGAATTGAGACAGTGGGTTGACCGCGTGCATCAGTTCCAGTTCCCAAGCTCCGGTTTTGTCGATCGCTTCTACTTCCGTTCCCTGTACTTCCGTGAAGCAAACGGTATTTTGTTCGAGCTTGCTACAGACGGCCCGGGATTTGATACAGACGAGGATTTTGCCACTCTTGGGGAATCCCTTGCACTTCCTCCATTCCTGGAAGGACGCCGTGCCGAGATCGAAGCAAACCTGAAACCGCTGGATACGATGATTCGTTAA
- a CDS encoding methyl-accepting chemotaxis protein, which produces MKWTLGAKTVAGLILISIITYGTSGFFIFFVKDWISLNMPSWLYISIVLLMGVCWNGILGWLASRYLTRPIVQLSRAAQQVSSGDLTTEIPQRRTQDELTVLYDAFNVMVSNLRSIVNDIAESTRTTSQNAQSLSEAITQAAEQIEMMSEAVDHIAVGVEDQKVTSHHSLITADEMLSDFQKMQHQSVGMTELSGQMERSVDHTKGTFSSLMKGMDELAASHNRSRDIMLLLEKEASDIEVITQSVKNIAEETGLLALNASIEAARAGEEGAGFAVVAQQIRKLADESKDSVHRINELISRVQERIRETVQLSHEQHGLVVNESQRTISVDQTLHELTGTVEVFMKGAHDIGSKIADQTGRVEQTHGHVKKIQGKAVSFSDEAKRIMDAAHEETAIMEEISSSAEELRQLTDRLLDKTKAFRMQP; this is translated from the coding sequence ATGAAGTGGACTTTAGGGGCTAAGACTGTCGCAGGTTTGATACTGATTTCAATTATTACGTACGGAACTAGCGGCTTTTTTATTTTTTTTGTCAAGGATTGGATTTCGCTTAATATGCCGAGCTGGCTATACATATCGATTGTTCTGCTTATGGGAGTATGCTGGAACGGAATTCTCGGATGGTTGGCTTCCCGCTATCTGACTCGTCCGATTGTGCAGCTGTCCCGTGCAGCGCAGCAGGTATCCTCCGGAGATTTGACGACGGAGATTCCGCAGCGCCGCACTCAGGATGAGCTTACTGTATTATATGATGCTTTCAACGTAATGGTTTCTAATCTGAGAAGCATCGTGAACGATATTGCGGAAAGTACACGGACAACCTCTCAGAATGCTCAGTCCTTAAGTGAAGCAATTACCCAGGCAGCCGAACAGATTGAGATGATGTCAGAAGCGGTAGATCATATTGCGGTCGGTGTAGAAGATCAGAAAGTGACTTCTCATCATTCCCTGATTACAGCGGATGAAATGTTAAGTGATTTTCAGAAGATGCAGCATCAGTCCGTAGGTATGACAGAACTCTCTGGTCAGATGGAACGTTCGGTGGATCATACGAAAGGCACCTTCTCATCGCTCATGAAAGGCATGGACGAGCTGGCAGCATCTCACAATCGATCCCGTGATATTATGCTGCTTCTGGAGAAGGAAGCTTCGGATATTGAAGTGATTACCCAATCCGTTAAAAATATTGCTGAAGAAACCGGACTGCTTGCTTTAAACGCTTCCATTGAAGCGGCACGTGCCGGAGAAGAGGGCGCGGGCTTCGCGGTTGTTGCTCAGCAGATTCGCAAGCTGGCTGACGAGAGTAAAGATTCGGTGCATCGCATTAATGAGCTGATCAGCCGAGTGCAGGAGCGAATCCGTGAAACCGTACAGCTCAGCCATGAACAGCATGGACTGGTTGTGAATGAGTCGCAGCGAACCATTTCCGTCGATCAGACACTGCATGAGCTTACAGGCACGGTTGAAGTATTTATGAAAGGTGCCCATGATATCGGTTCCAAAATTGCTGACCAGACAGGGCGTGTGGAACAAACCCATGGCCATGTGAAAAAGATTCAAGGGAAAGCCGTTTCCTTCTCGGATGAAGCTAAGCGCATTATGGATGCTGCGCATGAGGAGACCGCAATCATGGAGGAAATCTCTTCTTCAGCAGAAGAGCTTAGGCAGTTAACAGATCGACTGCTCGACAAAACCAAAGCATTTCGGATGCAGCCTTGA
- a CDS encoding stalk domain-containing protein, with product MKKKVVLGLMVGTLTLGIGTGALAATGLEQIKAYLNSKITLKLNGETVTAKDANGKTVLPITYNGTTYLPVRAVGTLLGTEINYDGATSSVLIGGTNGSAPAPGTNGKVTLSVLGTSVLGSTAWHTKDPADTTYKGKDYKDVYLHNDPTKQGKDIQINTGKKYSSLHLELAALKGNQEIHIYDQDLATLKKFNITPETGMMSLDVDVKGTDAVYVEIVSEDPGSALFVPLTTSYLTK from the coding sequence ATGAAGAAAAAAGTCGTACTCGGTTTGATGGTGGGCACATTGACGCTTGGGATAGGTACAGGTGCGTTGGCGGCAACAGGTCTGGAGCAGATCAAGGCATATCTGAACAGTAAAATTACGTTGAAGCTGAACGGTGAAACAGTGACTGCCAAGGATGCGAATGGCAAGACCGTTCTGCCGATCACATATAACGGAACAACGTATTTGCCGGTGCGTGCGGTTGGGACACTGCTTGGAACCGAGATCAATTATGACGGTGCAACTTCATCCGTCCTGATCGGTGGAACGAATGGATCTGCGCCTGCGCCAGGAACAAACGGAAAAGTAACGCTGAGTGTACTTGGAACATCCGTATTGGGATCGACCGCTTGGCACACTAAAGATCCTGCGGATACCACATACAAAGGCAAGGATTATAAGGATGTTTATCTGCATAATGACCCTACGAAGCAGGGAAAAGATATTCAGATCAATACAGGTAAAAAGTATTCTTCTCTGCACTTGGAACTTGCCGCGCTGAAAGGAAATCAGGAGATTCATATCTACGATCAGGACCTCGCGACTCTCAAAAAATTCAATATCACTCCGGAAACCGGTATGATGAGTCTTGATGTGGATGTGAAAGGTACAGACGCTGTCTATGTCGAGATTGTATCTGAAGATCCGGGTTCAGCTCTGTTTGTACCGCTCACGACCTCGTATCTGACCAAGTAA
- a CDS encoding TIGR02206 family membrane protein, which translates to MAYPSWLDPYDAEPFAAFSTSHIVSIVIIAVLILLLFLFRRQLRSMSKRSSQLTRMGLAGFMIGCEILLQFWYVYGGIWSLQTSLPLELCSLSLLLSALLLLTRKRWLYSALLFSGIAGALMAIVTPNLGYAFAHFRFIQFFTAHAMIIFALLYMTLVEQLRPGWRSVAGSMIFVNVAALVVYIVDVLLGANYMFLRHKPNTPSVLDVLGPYPVYILGEELLALVLFSLLYLLLFAIPERLKRMAGKKVKQPQLHSKG; encoded by the coding sequence ATGGCCTACCCATCTTGGCTTGACCCGTATGATGCAGAGCCTTTTGCAGCATTCTCGACTTCACATATCGTATCGATCGTCATCATCGCTGTACTGATTCTCCTGTTATTTCTATTTAGACGTCAGCTCCGTTCTATGTCTAAACGTTCAAGCCAGCTTACGCGTATGGGGCTGGCGGGGTTCATGATTGGCTGCGAGATCCTGCTGCAATTTTGGTATGTGTATGGAGGGATTTGGAGCCTGCAGACTTCACTTCCGCTGGAGCTGTGCAGCTTATCGTTATTATTGTCAGCACTGTTATTGCTAACACGCAAAAGATGGTTGTATTCTGCTCTGCTTTTCTCAGGTATCGCAGGTGCCCTGATGGCCATTGTAACACCGAATTTGGGCTATGCATTTGCTCATTTTCGCTTCATCCAATTTTTTACGGCTCATGCAATGATCATTTTTGCTCTGCTCTATATGACATTGGTGGAACAGCTTCGTCCAGGATGGCGATCAGTTGCAGGCTCCATGATATTTGTGAATGTCGCGGCGCTGGTGGTGTATATTGTTGATGTTTTACTGGGTGCGAATTATATGTTTCTGAGACATAAACCGAACACACCTTCCGTGTTAGACGTGCTTGGGCCTTATCCAGTCTACATTCTTGGTGAGGAGCTTCTTGCTCTGGTGTTATTTTCCTTGTTATACCTGCTGCTCTTTGCCATTCCAGAGCGGCTGAAACGGATGGCTGGAAAAAAGGTCAAGCAGCCGCAGCTGCATTCCAAAGGCTGA
- a CDS encoding SDR family NAD(P)-dependent oxidoreductase, with product MAEQRLEGKVAIVTGGGSGIGKASAIRFAEHGAKVYMLDRTPENAEETKQIIEKAGGEAYVIECDISKPEHVQKAMNQAAAEAGQLDIVFANAGINGAMAPIETMKIEDWDQTMEINMRGTFATVKYAIPHLKERGGSIIITSSINGNRVFSGIGFSAYASSKAGQTAFTKMAALELARYKIRVNAVCPGAIDTNIDDNTYPSDDLKDVQIPVEFPEGHEHPLKGEPGTSEQVANLVLFLASDEASHVTGTRIYVDGAESLLRG from the coding sequence ATGGCTGAACAACGTTTGGAAGGCAAAGTAGCGATTGTGACTGGAGGCGGCTCAGGCATCGGGAAGGCTTCTGCGATCCGTTTCGCCGAACATGGAGCCAAAGTATATATGTTGGATCGTACACCCGAGAATGCAGAGGAAACCAAACAGATCATCGAAAAAGCAGGCGGAGAAGCTTACGTCATTGAATGTGACATCTCCAAGCCGGAGCATGTACAGAAGGCGATGAATCAGGCTGCTGCAGAAGCTGGCCAGCTGGATATCGTTTTTGCAAATGCAGGTATTAATGGTGCGATGGCTCCTATTGAAACAATGAAAATCGAAGATTGGGACCAGACGATGGAGATTAACATGCGCGGCACGTTCGCAACGGTGAAGTATGCCATTCCTCATCTGAAGGAACGCGGCGGGAGCATCATTATTACCAGTTCGATTAATGGAAACCGCGTATTCTCCGGTATTGGATTTTCTGCATACGCTTCCAGCAAAGCTGGTCAAACCGCTTTCACCAAAATGGCCGCACTCGAACTTGCCCGTTATAAAATTCGCGTGAACGCAGTCTGTCCGGGTGCAATTGATACGAATATTGATGACAATACCTATCCATCCGATGACCTGAAGGATGTTCAGATACCAGTGGAGTTCCCTGAGGGACACGAACATCCGCTTAAGGGTGAACCGGGAACATCGGAGCAGGTCGCTAATCTGGTGCTGTTCCTCGCCTCAGACGAAGCCTCTCATGTGACAGGTACACGAATCTACGTAGATGGTGCTGAATCACTTCTTCGTGGTTGA
- the rpoN gene encoding RNA polymerase factor sigma-54: MLDVQLVQEQRFRLSITPEMKQSFHLLTMSGQELYRYLQEAAADNPLLELEDQPAYPFRSVRRDNTQWHTSYDPLLQAKGTEPTVEQILASQIRLMSMPNGLEKAAVYLAGCVNDDGYLKMELSDIQTVLKVSMSELNAGLDVLQSLDPPGVGARNLQECLLLQIRRDASAAPYAEQMVQAGLEALVPFHPGRTGDRLGITSREAQAAYNYITQLDPKPCRCIGAAERPHYVVPDAAVELLHGERVFRLLAAGNPRVSLNEACSSWVRDSAPGELWKNRVSEARAIMRSVQQRRRTLLRVLMAVMDEQKHFLSEGLDALVPLNLAVIAEKLHMHESTVSRAVNGKYIHTPYGIYEAKSFFDSGISTVSGQQTSASAVKRRLKEIVRTEQINRPYSDSQLATVLADEGILLSRRTVAKYREELRILPSLERKRWNSHPVDQASSPRTKR, from the coding sequence ATGTTAGATGTTCAGTTGGTGCAGGAACAGCGGTTCCGGCTGTCCATCACGCCGGAGATGAAACAGTCCTTTCATCTGCTGACCATGTCTGGTCAGGAGCTTTATCGTTATTTGCAGGAAGCCGCAGCGGATAATCCGCTGCTTGAACTGGAAGATCAGCCCGCGTACCCGTTCAGATCAGTGCGGCGAGACAATACGCAATGGCATACTTCGTATGATCCTTTACTTCAGGCCAAAGGAACAGAGCCTACGGTGGAACAAATCCTTGCTTCGCAGATTCGCCTAATGAGTATGCCGAACGGACTGGAGAAGGCGGCTGTCTATTTGGCCGGATGTGTAAATGATGATGGATACTTGAAGATGGAATTATCAGACATTCAGACTGTATTAAAGGTATCCATGAGTGAGCTGAATGCAGGGCTGGACGTTCTGCAGTCTCTGGACCCTCCGGGGGTGGGAGCACGGAATCTGCAGGAATGTTTGCTGCTGCAGATTCGCCGTGATGCATCTGCAGCGCCGTACGCCGAGCAGATGGTGCAGGCAGGCCTGGAGGCGTTGGTTCCTTTCCATCCTGGACGAACGGGAGACAGACTTGGCATCACCTCGCGGGAAGCACAGGCGGCGTATAACTATATCACGCAGCTGGACCCCAAGCCGTGCCGCTGCATTGGAGCTGCTGAACGCCCGCATTATGTTGTTCCCGATGCTGCCGTGGAACTGCTTCACGGAGAGAGGGTGTTCAGACTGCTTGCAGCAGGTAATCCGCGTGTATCCTTGAATGAAGCCTGCAGCAGCTGGGTCAGAGATTCGGCTCCCGGCGAACTCTGGAAGAATCGGGTGTCAGAAGCGAGGGCCATTATGCGCAGTGTGCAGCAGAGGCGCAGGACTTTGCTTCGTGTGCTGATGGCTGTTATGGATGAGCAGAAGCACTTTTTGAGTGAGGGCCTTGATGCGCTGGTACCGCTTAATCTCGCGGTTATTGCTGAGAAACTTCATATGCATGAATCAACGGTCAGCCGTGCTGTAAACGGTAAATATATACACACTCCTTATGGAATCTATGAGGCAAAGAGCTTTTTTGACTCCGGCATATCAACCGTATCAGGACAGCAGACGTCCGCATCCGCTGTCAAACGACGTCTAAAGGAAATTGTTCGAACCGAGCAGATCAATAGGCCGTACTCAGACAGCCAGCTGGCTACTGTTCTAGCTGATGAAGGCATCCTTCTTTCCCGGCGAACTGTTGCGAAGTACAGGGAAGAACTTCGGATTTTGCCTTCCTTGGAACGAAAACGCTGGAACAGCCATCCAGTGGATCAGGCTTCCTCTCCCCGGACCAAGCGATGA
- a CDS encoding proline dehydrogenase family protein, with product MSVGTELYRKTLLTVAGNKAVENLSLKYGKKLAGKFIAGSTLEEALDEIRTLNSKGIMATLDHLGEGITQLREAALYRDEYVRLVDGIAHSGVDSNVSLKPTQMGLALDPEESYQNIRTVATRAKEHELFVRIDMEDSPFTQATLDMVRRLHAEGLDNTGTVLQAYLHRTEEDTRDMIREGIRLRLVKGAYKEPASVAYQSTTEVIHQFKTMIRHHLDQGVYTAVASHDDHIINWTKQYVKDRDISPEAFEFQMLYGLRMSEQERLAQEGYRIRCYVPYGTMWYPYYTRRLAEKPANLWMVVKNMFR from the coding sequence ATGAGTGTCGGAACGGAACTATACCGTAAAACGTTGTTAACCGTGGCTGGCAATAAAGCAGTAGAAAACCTGTCGCTCAAATACGGGAAAAAGCTCGCTGGTAAGTTTATTGCAGGCAGTACGCTGGAAGAGGCACTGGATGAAATTCGCACTTTAAACAGCAAAGGCATTATGGCGACACTGGATCACTTGGGCGAGGGTATTACCCAATTACGTGAAGCGGCGCTATACCGTGATGAATATGTGAGGCTGGTAGACGGCATAGCGCATAGCGGCGTTGACTCCAATGTTTCACTCAAACCGACGCAGATGGGGCTGGCACTTGATCCCGAAGAGAGCTATCAAAATATTCGTACGGTTGCAACCCGGGCGAAGGAGCACGAGCTCTTTGTACGCATTGATATGGAAGATAGCCCGTTCACGCAGGCCACACTCGATATGGTGCGAAGGCTGCATGCGGAAGGGCTTGATAACACCGGCACAGTACTGCAGGCTTATCTGCATCGAACGGAAGAGGATACTCGCGATATGATTCGGGAAGGCATTCGCCTTCGCCTCGTCAAAGGCGCCTACAAAGAGCCTGCTTCTGTCGCTTACCAGAGCACGACCGAGGTCATTCATCAGTTCAAAACGATGATTCGCCATCATCTTGACCAAGGTGTATACACAGCTGTCGCCTCACATGACGATCACATCATTAACTGGACAAAACAATACGTGAAAGATCGAGATATTTCTCCTGAGGCCTTTGAATTCCAGATGTTATACGGTCTGCGCATGAGTGAGCAGGAACGTCTGGCACAGGAGGGTTATCGTATCCGCTGTTATGTACCCTATGGCACGATGTGGTACCCGTACTACACCCGTCGTCTGGCCGAGAAACCTGCTAATCTCTGGATGGTTGTTAAAAATATGTTTCGCTAG
- a CDS encoding ATP-binding protein, whose product MGNGSEAQYENDVRDGKRFVGRTKELRTLRQWLEHAEAPMTIFSVTGMGGIGKSSLLSEMLSIARERGATAVWMDGRACGTTPSVFVDYFISTLGVELGLLKSHGTQLLSVLKSMPREKRLVIAVDNYEELALLEGWFMEVFIAKLHIRGVLIILASRSELSAAWRTHPRLYQRLIQLQLQHFNADEIAEYIAAAGPLRPSVAGTITKMTDGHPLGLALAVEAADQARNLPHAEWAELSHMISARLLLELTTPHLHPMVEVLTLLETANQELLSAVLDIAVKPEEYHMLRRMSFIRSAPDGLALHDMARVHLMRDFRQREPYRMQCMRIRIAELLKPLHEQAGPQERRQIARKMLLLCQEAMLQYRKYADVSRDSLFSSLEPMNMKDLPAMHKLLQQWCEYSVEPWQAVKYAPFLDELAQQYPGGIVLKRDMRGEPIAMFITVLVHRETSELLLKYFPHEMKECFAPEEMQCDPDESDTHFALLAAARDDVPGYTREELVGYMVLDRLSLLGDGARAILVATNPHLKLFLRSIGFQMRSTSTRACDRYEDRADVLELDLRSGQFGAWVMSLLHPDLPANQIQPGTASAGQKLWSEQEVRKMLAHLRSPGELQPYAERVTGVKDGIQLQLYVLDLLEGRVHGVSPQDQKLLHAAYWTHAGNPTAAAQVCSMSRATFYRHLRTALIRLARIL is encoded by the coding sequence ATGGGAAACGGTAGTGAAGCTCAATATGAGAACGATGTCAGGGACGGAAAACGCTTTGTCGGTCGGACCAAAGAACTGAGGACATTGAGACAGTGGTTGGAGCATGCCGAAGCGCCTATGACTATATTTTCAGTTACCGGTATGGGTGGGATTGGAAAATCATCACTGCTTTCAGAAATGCTGTCTATAGCCAGGGAACGAGGAGCAACGGCTGTATGGATGGACGGACGGGCATGTGGTACGACACCCTCGGTGTTTGTAGATTATTTTATATCCACACTCGGGGTAGAGCTGGGGCTGCTGAAAAGCCATGGCACGCAGCTGCTCTCTGTGTTGAAAAGCATGCCCAGGGAAAAGCGGCTCGTCATTGCAGTAGATAACTACGAGGAGCTTGCACTGCTTGAAGGCTGGTTTATGGAAGTTTTTATTGCCAAACTTCATATAAGAGGGGTACTCATCATACTTGCTTCCCGTTCGGAACTTTCAGCGGCATGGCGAACGCACCCACGGCTGTATCAGCGGCTGATACAGCTGCAGCTGCAGCATTTCAATGCAGATGAGATTGCGGAATATATTGCAGCGGCCGGTCCGTTAAGACCGAGTGTCGCCGGAACCATAACAAAAATGACAGATGGACATCCACTTGGATTGGCACTTGCGGTGGAAGCGGCCGATCAAGCAAGAAACCTTCCTCATGCGGAGTGGGCCGAGCTTTCGCATATGATTAGTGCCCGGCTCCTGCTTGAGCTTACTACGCCGCATCTGCATCCAATGGTAGAAGTATTAACCCTGCTGGAGACGGCAAATCAGGAACTGTTATCTGCTGTGCTGGATATTGCGGTTAAGCCCGAAGAGTATCATATGCTGAGACGAATGTCTTTCATCCGCTCTGCACCGGATGGTCTGGCCCTGCATGATATGGCCAGAGTGCACTTGATGCGAGACTTTCGGCAGCGTGAGCCGTACCGCATGCAGTGCATGCGGATTCGAATTGCCGAGCTGCTCAAACCGCTCCATGAACAAGCCGGCCCCCAAGAGCGGCGTCAGATTGCGCGTAAGATGCTGCTGCTCTGTCAGGAAGCGATGCTCCAGTATCGCAAGTATGCCGATGTATCCCGCGACTCTCTGTTCTCATCGTTAGAACCGATGAACATGAAAGACCTGCCCGCAATGCATAAACTGCTGCAGCAGTGGTGTGAATACAGCGTTGAACCTTGGCAGGCTGTGAAATATGCTCCCTTTTTGGATGAACTGGCTCAGCAGTATCCCGGGGGAATCGTCTTGAAGCGTGACATGCGAGGAGAACCGATTGCGATGTTTATTACCGTGCTGGTGCACCGGGAGACAAGTGAGCTGCTCTTGAAGTATTTTCCGCATGAGATGAAAGAATGCTTTGCCCCGGAGGAGATGCAGTGTGATCCCGACGAGAGCGATACACACTTTGCGCTGCTGGCTGCGGCTCGAGACGATGTCCCTGGATATACACGCGAGGAACTTGTTGGCTATATGGTGCTGGACCGCTTGTCCCTACTGGGAGACGGGGCGAGAGCCATTCTGGTTGCAACCAATCCGCATTTGAAGCTGTTTCTGCGGAGCATCGGTTTTCAGATGAGGAGCACCTCTACGCGAGCTTGTGACCGATACGAGGACCGGGCGGATGTGCTGGAGCTCGATTTACGCAGCGGGCAGTTCGGCGCTTGGGTGATGTCGCTTCTTCACCCGGATCTGCCAGCGAATCAAATACAGCCTGGAACAGCGTCGGCAGGGCAAAAGCTTTGGTCCGAGCAGGAGGTACGCAAAATGCTTGCACATCTTCGTTCTCCCGGAGAGCTGCAGCCGTATGCGGAAAGAGTAACAGGTGTGAAGGATGGCATCCAGCTGCAGTTATACGTTCTGGACCTGCTGGAAGGCAGAGTACACGGCGTGTCTCCTCAAGACCAGAAGCTGCTGCATGCAGCTTACTGGACTCATGCTGGCAATCCAACTGCCGCGGCACAGGTGTGTTCCATGAGCCGGGCTACGTTTTATCGCCATCTCAGAACAGCACTGATCCGCTTAGCGAGAATATTGTAA